A window of the Pseudomonas fluorescens genome harbors these coding sequences:
- a CDS encoding LacI family DNA-binding transcriptional regulator, with the protein MATIKDVAALAGISYTTVSHVVNKTRPVSEEVRLKVEAAIKSLDYVPSAVARSLKAKTTATIGLLVPNSLNPYFAELARGIEDYCERNGYCVILCNSDDNPDKQRSYLRVLLEKRIDGLIVASAGGDSGLAQGLAGVKTPMVIVDRGLEGVDADLVRIDHEYGAYLATRHLLELGHRDIATIGGPASTSVAQMRQAGFSRALKEAGVEVSPSRMLESDFTSTGGYNAASILLEHNPPSAIFAGNDMIGIGVLRAAAERNVRVPAELSVIGFDDIQMSRYVYPALTTVGQSILQLGEMAAEVLLRRIAAPGLATDQRIVTPSIVLRESTAPLSGVFTEYR; encoded by the coding sequence ATGGCAACGATCAAGGATGTGGCGGCACTCGCAGGAATTTCCTACACGACCGTGTCCCACGTAGTAAACAAGACCCGACCGGTGAGCGAAGAGGTGCGGCTCAAGGTCGAGGCGGCGATCAAGAGTCTCGACTATGTGCCGAGCGCCGTGGCCCGTTCGCTGAAAGCGAAAACCACCGCCACCATCGGTTTGCTGGTTCCCAACAGTCTCAACCCGTACTTCGCCGAGCTGGCGCGCGGGATCGAGGACTACTGCGAGCGTAACGGCTACTGCGTGATCCTCTGCAACTCCGACGACAACCCGGACAAACAGCGCAGCTATCTGCGGGTCCTGCTGGAAAAACGCATCGACGGCCTGATCGTCGCCTCTGCGGGTGGTGACAGCGGTCTGGCGCAAGGACTGGCGGGCGTGAAGACGCCGATGGTGATCGTCGACCGTGGACTCGAGGGCGTGGATGCCGACCTGGTGCGCATCGATCACGAATATGGCGCGTACCTCGCGACACGGCATCTGCTTGAGCTCGGTCATCGCGATATCGCCACGATCGGTGGTCCGGCCAGTACCAGTGTCGCGCAAATGCGTCAGGCCGGTTTTTCTCGAGCGCTGAAAGAGGCCGGGGTTGAAGTGTCCCCGTCGCGCATGCTGGAAAGCGACTTCACCAGCACCGGCGGTTATAACGCGGCTTCGATCCTGCTTGAGCACAACCCGCCGAGCGCGATTTTCGCCGGTAACGACATGATCGGCATCGGTGTGCTGCGGGCTGCGGCCGAGCGCAACGTGCGCGTGCCCGCTGAACTTTCGGTGATCGGCTTCGACGATATCCAGATGAGTCGCTACGTGTATCCAGCGCTGACGACCGTGGGCCAGTCGATCCTTCAGTTGGGGGAAATGGCGGCGGAAGTGTTGTTGCGAAGAATTGCCGCCCCGGGTCTGGCGACGGATCAGCGGATCGTGACGCCGAGTATTGTCCTGCGCGAGTCGACTGCACCGCTGTCCGGCGTGTTCACCGAATACCGCTGA
- a CDS encoding nucleoside hydrolase: MHRYAQKMHQLIRSLLLLSVITATGAQAAEKIDLIIDTDPGADDVVALLFALASPEELNIRALTTVAGNVRLDKTSRNARLAREWAGREEIPVYAGAPKPLLRTPIYAENIHGKEGLSGVTVHEPKKGLAEGNAVNYLIDTLKKAKPHSITIAMLGPQTNLALALIQEPEIVQGIKEVVIMGGAHFNGGNITPVAEFNLYADPQAAEVVLKSGVKLTYLPLDVTHKILTSDARLKQIAALNNNASKIVGDILNEYIKGDMEHYGIPGGPVHDATVVAYLLKPELFTGRSVNVVVDSREGPTFGQTIVDWYDGLKAPKNAFWVENGDAQGFFDLLTERLKRLK; the protein is encoded by the coding sequence ATGCACCGCTATGCTCAAAAAATGCATCAATTGATTCGGAGTCTGCTGCTTTTGTCCGTGATAACCGCGACCGGCGCCCAAGCGGCGGAAAAGATCGACCTGATCATCGACACCGATCCGGGCGCCGACGACGTGGTCGCCCTGTTGTTTGCCCTGGCCTCCCCGGAGGAACTGAACATTCGCGCGTTGACCACCGTGGCCGGCAACGTGCGTCTGGACAAGACTTCGCGCAATGCGCGTTTGGCCCGTGAGTGGGCGGGGCGGGAAGAGATTCCGGTGTACGCCGGTGCGCCGAAACCGCTGTTGCGTACGCCGATCTACGCCGAAAACATTCATGGCAAGGAAGGCCTGTCGGGTGTCACCGTGCATGAGCCGAAAAAGGGTCTGGCCGAAGGCAATGCGGTCAACTATCTGATCGACACCCTGAAAAAAGCCAAGCCGCACAGCATCACTATCGCGATGCTCGGTCCGCAGACCAACCTGGCCTTGGCGCTGATTCAGGAGCCGGAGATTGTTCAGGGGATCAAGGAAGTGGTGATCATGGGTGGCGCCCACTTCAATGGCGGCAACATCACGCCGGTGGCCGAATTCAACCTGTACGCCGATCCGCAAGCAGCGGAGGTGGTGCTCAAAAGTGGCGTGAAACTGACTTACCTGCCGCTGGACGTGACCCACAAGATCCTGACCAGCGATGCACGCCTGAAGCAGATTGCGGCGCTGAACAACAATGCGAGCAAGATTGTCGGCGACATCCTCAACGAGTACATCAAAGGGGATATGGAGCACTACGGCATTCCGGGTGGTCCGGTGCATGACGCTACCGTCGTGGCTTATCTGCTCAAGCCTGAACTCTTCACCGGGCGTTCGGTGAATGTGGTGGTCGACAGCCGTGAAGGTCCGACGTTCGGCCAGACCATTGTCGACTGGTATGACGGCCTGAAGGCACCGAAGAACGCCTTCTGGGTGGAGAACGGCGACGCCCAAGGCTTCTTCGATCTGCTGACCGAGCGCCTGAAGCGCCTGAAGTAA
- a CDS encoding cold-shock protein translates to MSNRQTGTVKWFNDEKGFGFITPQGGGDDLFVHFKAIETDGFKSLKEGQTVSFVAEKGQKGMQAAQVRPE, encoded by the coding sequence ATGTCTAATCGCCAAACCGGCACCGTTAAATGGTTCAACGATGAAAAAGGCTTCGGCTTCATCACTCCTCAAGGTGGCGGTGACGACCTGTTCGTACACTTCAAAGCTATCGAAACTGACGGTTTCAAAAGCCTGAAAGAAGGCCAGACCGTTTCCTTCGTGGCTGAGAAAGGCCAAAAGGGTATGCAAGCTGCACAAGTTCGCCCAGAGTAA
- the rplT gene encoding 50S ribosomal protein L20 has product MARVKRGVIARKRHKKILKLAKGYYGARSRVFRVAKQAVIKAGQYAYRDRRQKKRQFRALWIARINAGARVNGLSYSRFIAGLKKASIEIDRKVLADLAVNEKAAFAAIVEKAKATLA; this is encoded by the coding sequence ATGGCTCGTGTAAAGCGTGGCGTCATTGCCCGTAAACGTCACAAAAAAATTCTGAAACTTGCTAAAGGCTACTACGGCGCACGCTCCCGCGTATTCCGTGTTGCCAAGCAAGCGGTAATCAAGGCAGGCCAATACGCCTACCGTGACCGTCGTCAGAAAAAACGTCAGTTCCGCGCTCTGTGGATCGCTCGTATCAACGCTGGTGCTCGTGTTAACGGTCTGTCCTACAGCCGTTTCATCGCTGGCCTGAAAAAAGCGTCCATCGAGATCGACCGTAAGGTTCTGGCTGATCTGGCAGTGAACGAAAAAGCGGCGTTTGCTGCGATTGTCGAGAAAGCTAAAGCCACCTTGGCTTAA
- a CDS encoding I78 family peptidase inhibitor: MPWKFASLGALMAVALLGGCTTTSSESQKDPVATEAGHGRCEASAAEFALGKKASPELLEQARKKAGAQNARFLKPNDMITLEYRSDRLNLNTDQNLTVTRVNCG; this comes from the coding sequence ATGCCTTGGAAGTTCGCGTCACTGGGTGCACTGATGGCCGTTGCTCTATTGGGTGGTTGCACTACGACCTCCAGCGAGTCGCAGAAGGATCCCGTGGCGACTGAGGCCGGACATGGTCGTTGTGAGGCGTCAGCTGCGGAGTTCGCTCTCGGCAAGAAAGCTTCGCCGGAGTTGTTGGAGCAGGCCCGTAAAAAAGCCGGAGCGCAGAACGCCCGGTTCCTCAAGCCTAATGACATGATTACTTTGGAGTACCGTTCCGATCGCCTCAACCTGAATACTGATCAGAACCTGACGGTCACTCGCGTTAACTGTGGCTGA
- the thrS gene encoding threonine--tRNA ligase gives MPTITLPDGSQRSFDHPVSVAEVAASIGAGLAKATVAGKVNGKLVDACDIIDSDATLQIITPKDEEGLEIIRHSCAHLVGHAVKQLYPTAKMVIGPVIDEGFYYDIAFERPFTPDDMAAIEQRMQQLIDTEYDVIKKVTPRAEVIEVFKARGEDYKLRLVEDMPNEQAMGLYYHEEYVDMCRGPHVPNTRFLKSFKLTKLSGAYWRGDAKNEQLQRVYGTAWADKKQLAAYIQRIEEAEKRDHRKIGKRLGLFHTQEEAPGMVFWHPNGWTLYQVLEQYMRKVQRDNGYLEIKTPQVVDRSLWEKSGHWANYADNMFTTESESRDYAIKPMNCPCHVQVFNQGLKSYRELPMRLAEFGACHRNEPSGALHGIMRVRAFTQDDAHIFCTEEQMQAESAAFIKLTMDVYRDFGFTDVEMKLSTRPEKRVGSDELWDRAEAALAAALDSAGLPYDLQPGEGAFYGPKIEFSLKDCLGRVWQCGTLQLDFNLPVRLGAEYVSEDNSRKHPVMLHRAILGSFERFVGILIEHYEGAFPAWLAPTQAVIMNITDKQADFVAQVEKTLNESGFRAKSDLRNEKIGFKIREHTLLKVPYLLVIGDKEVEMQTVAVRTREGADLGSMPVAQFAEFLAQAVSRRGRPDSE, from the coding sequence ATGCCAACTATTACTCTTCCCGACGGCAGTCAACGTTCATTCGATCACCCGGTTTCCGTAGCCGAGGTCGCCGCATCCATTGGTGCAGGTCTGGCCAAGGCCACCGTGGCCGGCAAGGTCAACGGCAAGCTGGTCGACGCCTGCGACATCATCGACAGCGACGCGACGCTGCAAATCATCACGCCAAAGGATGAAGAGGGGCTGGAAATCATTCGCCACTCTTGTGCCCACCTGGTCGGCCATGCGGTCAAGCAGTTGTACCCGACTGCGAAAATGGTCATCGGGCCGGTTATCGACGAAGGCTTCTATTACGATATCGCCTTCGAGCGTCCTTTTACCCCGGACGACATGGCGGCCATCGAACAGCGCATGCAACAGCTGATCGATACAGAATATGACGTCATCAAGAAAGTCACTCCGCGTGCAGAAGTTATCGAAGTGTTCAAGGCCCGTGGCGAAGACTACAAGCTGCGTCTGGTCGAAGACATGCCGAACGAGCAGGCCATGGGCCTGTACTATCACGAAGAATACGTCGACATGTGCCGTGGTCCGCACGTGCCGAACACCCGCTTCCTGAAATCCTTCAAATTGACCAAGCTGTCCGGCGCCTACTGGCGCGGTGATGCCAAGAACGAGCAATTGCAGCGCGTTTATGGCACTGCCTGGGCAGACAAGAAGCAGCTGGCGGCGTACATCCAGCGCATTGAAGAAGCTGAAAAGCGCGATCACCGCAAGATCGGCAAACGCCTGGGCCTGTTCCACACCCAGGAAGAAGCGCCGGGCATGGTGTTCTGGCACCCGAATGGCTGGACGCTGTACCAGGTACTCGAGCAGTACATGCGCAAGGTGCAGCGAGACAACGGGTATCTTGAAATCAAGACTCCGCAAGTCGTTGACCGTAGCCTGTGGGAAAAATCCGGGCATTGGGCCAACTACGCCGACAACATGTTCACTACTGAGTCGGAAAGCCGCGACTACGCGATCAAGCCGATGAACTGCCCTTGCCATGTGCAAGTGTTCAACCAAGGCCTGAAGAGCTACCGCGAGCTGCCGATGCGCTTGGCCGAGTTCGGTGCCTGCCACCGTAACGAGCCATCGGGTGCGCTGCACGGAATCATGCGTGTGCGTGCGTTCACTCAGGATGACGCCCACATTTTCTGCACCGAAGAGCAGATGCAGGCTGAGTCCGCTGCCTTCATCAAGCTGACCATGGATGTTTATCGCGACTTCGGCTTTACCGATGTCGAGATGAAGCTGTCCACTCGTCCGGAAAAGCGTGTCGGTTCCGACGAGCTGTGGGATCGCGCCGAAGCGGCCCTGGCTGCAGCCCTTGATAGCGCTGGTCTGCCGTACGATCTGCAGCCGGGTGAGGGTGCGTTCTACGGTCCGAAGATCGAATTCTCGCTGAAAGATTGCCTCGGCCGCGTGTGGCAGTGTGGTACCTTGCAGCTCGATTTCAACCTGCCTGTACGTCTGGGAGCCGAATACGTCTCCGAAGACAACAGCCGCAAGCATCCGGTGATGTTGCACCGTGCGATCCTCGGTTCGTTCGAGCGTTTCGTCGGGATTCTGATCGAGCACTACGAAGGTGCATTCCCTGCGTGGCTGGCGCCAACCCAGGCAGTGATCATGAATATCACTGATAAACAGGCAGATTTCGTCGCTCAGGTCGAAAAAACTCTCAACGAAAGCGGGTTTCGTGCCAAGTCTGACTTGAGAAATGAAAAGATCGGCTTTAAAATCCGCGAGCATACTTTGCTCAAGGTTCCATATCTCTTGGTTATTGGGGATAAGGAAGTCGAGATGCAGACTGTCGCTGTGCGTACTCGTGAAGGTGCTGACCTGGGCTCGATGCCCGTCGCCCAGTTCGCTGAGTTTCTCGCGCAAGCGGTTTCCCGGCGTGGTCGCCCAGATTCGGAGTAA
- the pheT gene encoding phenylalanine--tRNA ligase subunit beta, which yields MKFSEQWLRGWVSPQVDRDALVARLSMAGLEVDSVTPAAGVFSGVVVGEVLSTEQHPDADKLRVCRVSNGAETFQVVCGAPNVRPGLKIPFAMIGAELPGDFKIKKAKLRGVESNGMLCSQSELQVGEGNDGLMELPADAPVGEDFRVYLDLEDASIEVDLTPNRGDCLSLAGLAREVGALYDAPVTRPVVMTVAAVHDEVRSVEVLAPAACPRYLGRVIRNVDLSRPTPLWMVERLRRAEVRSIDAAVDITNYVMLELGQPLHAFDLAEINGGIRVRMAEEGEKLVLLDGQEVSLRSDTLVIADHTRALAIAGVMGGEHSGVSATTRDVFLESAFFDQIAVAGKARSYGLHTDASHRYERGVDWQLAREAMERATGLLLEITGGEAGPIIETVSEQHLPSIAPITLRAQRITQMLGMEMDSAEVERLLNALGLKVSADGAGQWRVEVPSHRFDISLEVDLIEELARLYGYNRLPVRYPQARLAPQAKAEARSDLPELRRLLVARGYQEAITYSFIDPKQFELFNPGVEPLLLANPISNDMAAMRSSLWPGLVKALQHNLNRQQDRVRLFESGLRFVGQLDGLKQEPMIAGVVCGSRLPEGWAQGRDTVDFFDVKADVEAVLGFAGALDQFTFAPGKHPALHPGQTARIEREGREVGFIGAIHPELSKSLGLDRPVFVFELILAEVALGKMPKFHELSRFPEVRRDLALIAHKDVAASAVLDVIRENAGEWLTDLRLFDVYQGKGIDPDRKSLAVGLTWQHPSRTLNDDEVNSTTQNILTSLEQRLNATLRK from the coding sequence ATGAAATTCAGTGAACAATGGCTGCGTGGCTGGGTCAGCCCGCAGGTAGATCGCGACGCGCTGGTTGCCCGTCTGTCGATGGCCGGTCTTGAGGTCGATAGCGTTACGCCGGCCGCCGGTGTTTTCAGTGGCGTGGTGGTGGGCGAGGTGCTGAGCACCGAGCAGCATCCCGATGCCGACAAGTTGCGCGTGTGCCGGGTCAGCAACGGCGCGGAAACCTTCCAGGTCGTGTGCGGTGCGCCAAACGTGCGTCCGGGCCTGAAGATTCCGTTCGCGATGATCGGTGCCGAGCTGCCGGGCGACTTCAAGATCAAGAAGGCCAAGCTGCGCGGCGTCGAGTCCAACGGCATGCTGTGCTCGCAATCCGAGCTGCAGGTCGGTGAAGGCAATGACGGTCTGATGGAGCTGCCGGCCGATGCGCCGGTAGGCGAAGACTTCCGTGTTTATCTGGACCTGGAAGATGCCAGCATCGAAGTCGATCTGACTCCGAACCGCGGCGACTGCCTGTCCCTGGCCGGTCTGGCCCGTGAAGTCGGTGCGCTGTACGACGCTCCGGTCACTCGCCCGGTGGTGATGACCGTTGCGGCGGTGCACGACGAAGTGCGCTCGGTTGAAGTCCTGGCACCTGCTGCCTGCCCGCGTTATCTGGGCCGTGTCATCCGCAACGTTGACCTGTCCAGGCCGACGCCGCTGTGGATGGTTGAGCGTCTGCGTCGCGCCGAAGTCCGCAGCATCGACGCCGCCGTCGACATCACCAACTACGTGATGCTCGAGCTGGGTCAGCCGCTGCACGCTTTCGATCTCGCCGAAATCAATGGCGGCATCCGTGTGCGCATGGCGGAAGAGGGCGAGAAGCTCGTGCTGCTCGACGGTCAGGAAGTCAGCCTGCGCAGCGATACGCTGGTGATCGCCGACCACACTCGCGCTCTGGCCATTGCCGGTGTGATGGGTGGCGAGCACAGCGGTGTATCCGCGACCACTCGCGACGTATTCCTTGAAAGTGCGTTTTTCGACCAGATCGCTGTGGCGGGCAAGGCGCGCTCGTACGGCCTGCACACCGATGCTTCGCACCGCTATGAGCGTGGTGTGGACTGGCAACTGGCGCGTGAAGCCATGGAGCGCGCCACTGGTCTGCTGCTGGAAATCACCGGTGGCGAAGCCGGCCCGATCATCGAGACCGTCAGCGAGCAGCATCTGCCGTCGATCGCGCCGATCACCCTGCGTGCGCAGCGCATCACCCAGATGCTGGGCATGGAAATGGATTCGGCCGAAGTCGAGCGACTGCTCAATGCTTTGGGTCTGAAGGTTTCTGCAGATGGAGCAGGGCAGTGGCGCGTAGAAGTGCCGAGCCACCGCTTCGATATCAGCCTGGAAGTCGATCTGATCGAAGAGCTGGCGCGTCTGTACGGTTACAACCGCCTGCCGGTTCGTTATCCGCAAGCTCGTCTGGCGCCACAAGCCAAGGCTGAAGCGCGTAGCGATCTGCCGGAGCTGCGTCGTCTGCTGGTCGCTCGTGGCTATCAGGAAGCAATCACTTACAGCTTCATCGATCCGAAGCAATTCGAGCTCTTCAACCCGGGCGTCGAGCCGCTGTTGTTGGCGAACCCGATCTCCAATGACATGGCTGCCATGCGTTCGTCGCTTTGGCCGGGTCTGGTCAAGGCGTTGCAGCACAACCTCAACCGTCAGCAGGATCGTGTTCGTCTGTTCGAGAGCGGCCTGCGCTTTGTCGGTCAGCTGGACGGTCTGAAGCAAGAGCCGATGATCGCTGGTGTGGTGTGCGGCAGCCGTCTGCCGGAAGGTTGGGCGCAAGGTCGCGATACCGTCGATTTCTTCGACGTCAAGGCTGACGTAGAGGCGGTGCTGGGCTTTGCCGGTGCGCTGGATCAGTTCACTTTTGCACCGGGCAAACATCCTGCGCTGCATCCAGGCCAAACCGCACGCATCGAGCGGGAAGGGCGTGAAGTCGGCTTTATCGGCGCGATTCACCCTGAGCTGTCGAAATCCCTGGGTCTCGACCGTCCGGTCTTTGTCTTCGAACTGATCCTGGCTGAAGTCGCTCTGGGTAAAATGCCGAAATTCCACGAGTTGTCGCGCTTTCCTGAAGTGCGTCGTGACCTGGCACTGATTGCGCACAAAGACGTCGCAGCCTCGGCTGTACTGGACGTAATCCGTGAAAATGCAGGCGAATGGCTGACAGACCTCAGGCTATTTGACGTGTATCAGGGTAAAGGCATTGATCCTGATAGAAAAAGCCTTGCAGTCGGCTTGACCTGGCAGCATCCATCGCGCACTCTTAATGACGATGAGGTGAATTCGACGACGCAAAATATCCTCACCTCGCTCGAACAAAGGTTGAACGCCACGTTAAGGAAGTGA
- the pheS gene encoding phenylalanine--tRNA ligase subunit alpha: MENLDALVAQALKAVQSAEDINALEQIRVQYLGKKGELTQVMKTLGNLPAEERPQVGALINVAKERVTGVLNARMALFEEAELAAKLSAESIDVTLPGRGQTSGGLHPVTRTLERIEHFFTHIGYGIAEGPEVEDDYHNFEALNIPGHHPARSMHDTFYFNANMLLRTHTSPVQVRTMESKKPPIRIVCPGRVYRSDSDITHSPMFHQVEGLLVDRDINFADLKGTIEEFLRVFFEKELAVRFRPSYFPFTEPSAEVDMECVMCSGKGCRVCKQTGWLEVMGCGMVHPNVLRMSGIDPEEFSGFAFGMGVERLAMLRYGVNDLRLFFDNDLRFLAQFR, translated from the coding sequence ATGGAAAACCTGGATGCGCTGGTCGCTCAAGCACTAAAGGCTGTGCAAAGCGCTGAAGATATCAATGCCCTGGAGCAAATCCGGGTTCAATACCTTGGCAAAAAGGGTGAATTGACTCAGGTGATGAAGACCCTGGGGAATTTGCCGGCAGAAGAGCGTCCGCAGGTCGGTGCGCTGATCAACGTTGCCAAGGAACGTGTCACAGGCGTTCTCAATGCGCGCATGGCTCTGTTTGAGGAAGCCGAACTGGCTGCCAAACTGTCTGCCGAATCCATTGACGTGACCCTGCCGGGCCGCGGTCAGACCTCTGGTGGTCTGCATCCGGTAACCCGGACTCTGGAACGTATCGAGCACTTCTTCACCCATATCGGCTACGGCATTGCCGAAGGCCCTGAGGTCGAAGACGACTATCACAATTTCGAGGCGCTCAACATCCCAGGTCATCACCCGGCCCGGTCGATGCATGACACCTTCTATTTCAATGCCAACATGTTGCTGCGCACCCATACCTCGCCGGTACAGGTCCGCACCATGGAATCGAAAAAGCCGCCGATCCGCATCGTTTGCCCAGGCCGTGTGTATCGCAGCGACTCCGATATCACCCACTCGCCGATGTTCCACCAGGTTGAAGGCCTGCTGGTCGATCGTGATATCAACTTCGCCGACCTCAAAGGCACGATCGAAGAATTCCTGCGTGTGTTCTTCGAAAAAGAACTGGCCGTGCGTTTCCGTCCCTCGTACTTCCCGTTCACCGAGCCTTCCGCCGAAGTCGACATGGAATGCGTGATGTGCAGCGGTAAAGGCTGCCGCGTCTGCAAACAGACTGGCTGGCTGGAAGTGATGGGCTGCGGCATGGTTCACCCGAACGTGCTGCGCATGTCCGGGATCGACCCGGAAGAGTTCTCGGGCTTTGCCTTCGGCATGGGCGTTGAGCGTCTGGCCATGCTGCGTTACGGCGTGAACGACTTGCGTCTGTTCTTCGACAACGACTTGCGGTTCCTCGCGCAATTTCGCTAG
- the rbsK gene encoding ribokinase: MSANVVVIGSLNMDLVTRAPRLPRGGETLIGHSFATVSGGKGANQAVAAARLGAQVSMIGCVGNDDYGVQLRDALLAEQIDCQAVSVVEDSSGVALIVVDDNSQNAIVIVAGANGSMTPAVIDRFDAVLQAADVIICQLEIPDATVGHALKRGRELGKTVILNPAPASRPLPTDWFAAIDYLIPNESEAAALSGLAVDSLETAEKAAAHLISLGAGKVIITLGAQGSLFANGTGYQHFPAPKVKAVDTTAAGDTFVGGFAAALAAGKAEDEAIRFGQVAAALSVTRAGAQPSIPTTSDVQAFKSA; the protein is encoded by the coding sequence ATGTCCGCAAATGTAGTGGTAATAGGCAGCCTGAACATGGACCTGGTCACCCGGGCGCCGCGCTTGCCCCGGGGCGGTGAGACGCTGATCGGCCATTCCTTCGCGACCGTGTCCGGTGGCAAGGGCGCCAATCAGGCGGTGGCCGCTGCGCGACTGGGGGCGCAAGTGTCGATGATCGGCTGTGTCGGCAACGACGACTACGGCGTGCAATTGCGCGACGCGTTGCTGGCTGAGCAGATCGATTGTCAGGCGGTCAGCGTGGTGGAGGATTCCAGTGGCGTGGCGCTGATCGTGGTCGATGACAACAGTCAGAACGCGATTGTCATCGTGGCCGGTGCTAATGGCTCGATGACCCCGGCGGTCATTGACCGGTTCGACGCCGTGTTGCAAGCGGCCGACGTGATCATCTGCCAGCTGGAAATCCCCGATGCGACTGTGGGCCACGCGCTGAAGCGCGGGCGTGAATTGGGCAAGACGGTCATCCTCAACCCGGCGCCGGCCAGTCGTCCGTTGCCGACGGACTGGTTTGCCGCCATCGATTACCTGATTCCCAACGAGAGCGAGGCCGCTGCCCTCAGTGGTTTGGCGGTGGATTCGCTGGAGACCGCCGAAAAAGCCGCTGCGCACCTGATTTCACTGGGCGCTGGCAAGGTCATCATCACGCTGGGGGCTCAAGGTTCACTGTTCGCCAATGGCACGGGTTACCAGCATTTTCCTGCCCCCAAAGTGAAGGCTGTCGATACCACTGCCGCCGGGGATACTTTTGTCGGCGGATTCGCGGCTGCACTGGCGGCCGGCAAAGCCGAGGACGAGGCCATTCGTTTCGGGCAAGTCGCAGCGGCCCTGTCGGTTACCCGGGCAGGCGCCCAGCCGTCCATTCCCACCACCTCCGACGTACAGGCATTCAAATCCGCATGA
- the rpmI gene encoding 50S ribosomal protein L35, producing the protein MPKMKTKSGAAKRFLKTANGIKHKHAFKSHILTKMSTKRKRQLRGSSLLHPSDVAKVERMLRLR; encoded by the coding sequence ATGCCAAAGATGAAAACCAAAAGTGGTGCTGCTAAGCGGTTTCTGAAAACTGCTAACGGTATCAAGCACAAGCACGCTTTCAAGAGCCACATCCTGACCAAAATGTCGACCAAGCGTAAGCGTCAACTGCGCGGTAGCAGCTTGCTGCATCCGTCTGACGTGGCAAAAGTCGAGCGCATGCTGCGCCTTCGTTAA
- the rbsD gene encoding D-ribose pyranase: MKKTPLLNVALSRLVASLGHGDMVVIGDAGLPVPPGVELIDLALTHGVPDFVSTLKVVLSEMEVESHALAKEIFDKQPTALSTLEELNDEGSLGRRDLLSHEQFKVLSRQARAIVRTGECQPYCNIVLVSGVTF, encoded by the coding sequence ATGAAAAAGACTCCTTTGCTCAATGTCGCCCTGTCGCGGCTGGTTGCCTCCCTTGGCCACGGCGACATGGTCGTGATCGGCGACGCCGGTTTGCCGGTGCCGCCGGGTGTCGAACTGATCGATCTGGCGCTGACGCACGGCGTGCCGGATTTCGTCAGCACCCTGAAAGTCGTGCTCAGCGAGATGGAGGTGGAAAGCCATGCGCTGGCCAAGGAGATTTTCGACAAGCAACCAACTGCGCTGTCCACGCTGGAGGAGCTGAATGACGAAGGCTCGCTCGGGCGGCGCGATCTGCTCAGTCACGAGCAATTCAAGGTACTCAGCCGACAGGCACGAGCGATTGTTCGTACGGGTGAATGCCAGCCGTACTGCAACATCGTGCTGGTGTCTGGAGTTACGTTCTAA
- the infC gene encoding translation initiation factor IF-3, whose translation MIIKREMRQDKRAAPKAPINENISAREVRLIGADGEQIGIVSIDEALRIAEEAKLDLVEISADAVPPVCRVMDYGKSIFEKKKQIAAAKKNQKQIQVKEIKFRPGTEEGDYQVKLRNLVRFLSDGDRAKVSLRFRGREMAHQELGMELLKRVEQDLLEYGSVEQHPKMEGRQLIMVIAPKKKK comes from the coding sequence ATTATTATTAAGCGTGAAATGAGACAAGATAAACGAGCTGCACCGAAAGCCCCGATCAACGAGAATATCTCGGCACGCGAGGTTCGGTTAATTGGCGCTGATGGCGAGCAGATTGGCATCGTCTCGATTGATGAAGCGCTTCGTATTGCTGAAGAAGCAAAGCTTGATCTGGTAGAAATCTCTGCCGACGCAGTCCCACCGGTTTGCCGTGTGATGGACTACGGCAAATCGATCTTCGAAAAGAAGAAGCAGATTGCTGCGGCGAAGAAGAACCAGAAGCAGATTCAGGTAAAAGAAATCAAGTTTCGTCCAGGGACGGAGGAAGGGGATTACCAGGTAAAACTGCGCAACCTGGTACGTTTCCTGAGTGACGGGGACAGGGCTAAGGTATCCTTGCGATTCCGCGGCCGTGAGATGGCCCACCAGGAGCTGGGGATGGAACTCCTCAAGCGGGTTGAACAAGACCTGCTCGAGTACGGTTCGGTCGAACAGCATCCTAAGATGGAAGGACGCCAGCTGATCATGGTCATCGCCCCGAAAAAGAAGAAGTAA